The Polyangia bacterium DNA window CACAGCCGGATCCGGGAATATCTTGAACCGACCGGAACCTCGCTGCCAACCGTGCAGATCATCAAGCGGATGGCCGCCGGCGGCTCGCCCAGCCAGCTTGAGCTGGCCCAGGACATCGAGCTTGAACCGGCCGCCCTCTGTCGCCTGGTCACCGAGCTCGAGGAGCAGCGGCTGGTGGTCAGGCGGCGCGATCCCGACGACAAACGCCGGGTCCTGGTCTCGCCCACCCGTGACGGCTTGGCCCTGCTGACGCGCGCCCAGCCGCTGGTCCTGGCCGGGATCAAGGCCACGGTGTCGCGCCTGACCGCGGCCGAACAACTCCAGCTTTGCCGCCTGCTGGAAAAAATGGCCGACGGCGACGCCGCCACCGAGTTGCGTCCGTCGGAAACAGCCAATGACGAGGTCCGTTCACACCTTCACGCCCGCGCGCCCAGCCGCGCTGGGCGAAGGTGACTCCGCCGTCCGGCGCCGGTTCAGACGATGGTCACGCCGGCAGGCCGACCCGGCGGAGGGCGTCGGCGACGATGTCGAACGGCTTCTCGACGTGCGTATCGACTCTCTCGTCAAGAAATGCCCGCGCCTCGGCGGTGAAGGCTCCGCCGGTCATGAAGACGACTTTGGACAATCGCTCGGGCGCCTTGCGCCGCAGGGCTTCGTGAAAGTCGATGCCGGTGAAGTCCTTCATCATCACGTCGCAATAGACGAGATCGAGGCGATCGTCGGCCAGCAGGATCTCTAGCCCCTGCCGGGCGTCGAGGACCGTCCGCACCTCGAAGCGATCCCCGGCCAGACGGACGGCAAGCGCCTTGGCCACCAACGCGTCATCGTCGATGATCAGCACGCGCCGGCTTTGTTCTGTCCGTCCGACGGCCGATGCCTCCGACGGCGCCGGCACCGCCGGGTGACCTTCACCGGTGGCCGCCGGCAGAACCACGCGGAACAGCGCTCCTCCCCCCGGCACGTCGTGAACGCTGATCTGGCCTTGCAAGGCGTTGACGACGTTTCGGCTCACGAACAGCCCCAACCCGGTCCCCGAGCCGATGTCCTTGGTCGTGAAGAAGGGCTCGAAGATCTTCTCGCGCAGGGCCGCGGGAACGCCGCCGCCGCTGTCCCAGATCTCGATGAACGCCTCGCCGCCCCGAGATCCGGTGCGCACGCCGATCACGTGGCGGGTCGGATCCGGCGCCGGGAGAGCCTGCCAGGCGTTCATCAGAAGGTTGGTCATCACCTGGACCAACCGCGCCTCGTTCGCGCGCACGGGCGGGCTGGGCGCGAGGTCCTCGACCAGACGGGCGCGGGCTTCGATCTCCTTGCGCAGCAGGCTCAGCACCGAGCGAACCACCCCACCAAGGTCGATCGACAGCAAACGCTCATCGTCGGGCCGGGCGAACGTCCGCAGTTCGCGCGTCACATCCCGAATCCGCTTGGTGCCCACCAGCACCGGATTGAGGAACTCCTTTAGTCGGGTGATCCCCCGCAGCGTCGCCGCCGACGCCGCCGCGTCGTACCCGAAGCGCACCAGCGTCTCGACGTCAGTCGACAGACTCTCCAGTTTGCGCGCGGTTTCTTCCAGACCGCCGAGGACGTAGGTCAGCGGATTGTTGATCTCGTGCGCGACACTGGCGGCCACCGTGCCCATGGCCCGGATGCGATCGTCCTGCATGATCCCCATCTGCAAACGCCGCGTTTCCGTGACGTCGGTGCAGATGCCGATGGCGCCCGTTTGCACGCCGCCGGCGTCTCGCAACGGCCCGATCCACACGTCCAGGGTGTGGTTTTGCACGTCGACCGAATAGGTGACGATCTCGCCCGCCAGCGCGCGGCGAACGTTGTCGATGACCACCGGCACGTCCTTGTAGTCGTCGAGCAGTGAGCGGCCGATCATCTCGCCATTTACCGGGGTCAAGGTCTTTCGCAGAGCACCGTCGGCCACGGTCACCACCCCCGCCAGATCCATCATGAACAAAAGAACCGGCGCATGGTGGATGGCGACCTCGAGGCGCTTTTCGATCTCGGCGCGCTCGGACACGACCTGGACCTCCGCGGTGATGTCGACGAAGGCGATCACGACGTGGCTGACCGCACCTTGATCGTCCCGGATCGGATTGGCGAATGCCCGCACACAGATCCGCCTGCCGTCGCCGCGGTGAATGACGAGATCATCGACCATCACCGGCGCGCCGCTGGTGAGGGCGCGGCTGAACGGGAGCTTCTCGACCGGATACAGATTGCCTTGCCGGTCGAAGATTCCGTAAGCGGCGGGAGCCGCCGCGATGCCAGCTCCCTTGACCGCCGCCATCCCCATGATGGACTGGAAGGACTGGTTCGCGTAAAGGACCTCGCCCGTCGGCGCCTTCGCCACCCAGATGCCGAACGGAATCTCGTCGAGAACACGCTCACCCGTCTGGCGACCGTATTCGCTCACGCGGCGGCATATTAACCCAGAACTCCGATCAATCCCCCAATAAACCGTCGGACGGTCCGACCGGGCCTGGTTGACCAAAACCGACAACGCGTCATTGCCGGACAGATCGCTTGCCTGCACCGGGGCGGACCCATGCGATTGGTCTCGGGGTACCTACTCTGGTGGACAGCGCGGCGCAGGAAACAAGGTTGCCATCGCAACAGAGGCCCCCAGGCCGTTCGCGCAGAGTGGTCTCTTTTAGAAAAACAGGAGCGGATCATGGCCCGAATGTCTCTTGGTTCTGTTCTCGGTTTGGCGCTGGGCGTTCTCGCGACTTTGGGCGGCGCGGCGTGCAGCAGCGATTTGCCGGCCGGCAGTGGCAACAATGGTTCGGGCGGTTCGTCGGCGCCGACGGGAAGCGGAGGCGCGTCCGGCACCGGCGGCGCCAACCAAGGCTCGGGCGGCACGGCCGTCGTTGACGCGGCCACCCCCGGCCCAGACGTCGCCGTGGCTGGGACCGGCGGCGCACCCGCGGGGGCCGACGGCGCCGCCGACGGAACCAGCGACGTCGGTTCGGACACCGGGGTGACCGATCCCGGCACCGACGGTGATGGAATCGTGATGATCGCCGCCCCGTTCAAAGCCTCCCCCGACATGACCGACAAGCCGGGCGTCGCCAAGGGCCGAACCATTCAGTGGCAGATGGGCAATTCGAAGACCTTCGGCGATGGCGGCCGCGGCGCCGCCGTGTACCTGCCGGCCGGATATACCTCCGGGACCGAAGTTCCATTCATGGTCGCCCAGGACGGCCTTGGCTTTTCGGGCGGCGTGCGTCCGTTGCTGGACAACATGATCGCCGACGGGCGACTGCCGGCGATGGCTTTCATCTTTGCCGATCCGGCCGGCAATCGCAGCGGCGAGTACGACACCCCCTCCGACAAATACTATCAATTCGTCGAGACCGAGCTGCTTCCGGCGGCCATCGCCCAGGTGATGACCCAGGCCAACCTGGTCCTGAACCTGACCAAGAATCCGGAAGGGCGCGGCACTTACGGTGGCAGCTCGGGCGGCGCGGCGGCGTTCACCATGGGATGGTTTCATCCCGAATCGTATCGGCGCCTCTTGACCATCTCGGGCAGCTTCGTGGCCTTGCAACACACGACCGATTTTCCGGGTGGCTGCGCCGATTATTTCAACGCCTCTGTTCAGAACACTGTGCCCACCACGATGCCCAACAAACCGCTGCGCGTCTTCATTGAGGCCGGATCAAACGACCTGCTCAGCCCGACGTGGAGAAACGCCAATGATTCGATGGGCAAGGCCTTGGCCGCCAAAGGCTATCACTATCGTTATGTCCAGGCCCAAGGCGCCGTCCACGAAGACACCGGAGCGCAACGCCAGTATTTGCCCGACGCCATGTTATGGTTATGGAGGGGTTATACGAAGCCATGAAAGACGCCCCGCCGGGCAATAATGGGCGAGCGAAACGAACGGCATTTTTTCTGACAGTCAGCGCCGTCGGAAGTTTGTTGGCGGCCAACTCGATCGGCTGCACAGCGACGTCAGAAAGCGGCCCCGGCGGATCTGGCGGAAGCATGAGCACGGGCGGCGCAACCGCGACGGGCACAGGCGGAACGGGCGGCGCGCCCAGCACGGGAGCCGGCGGTGCTGGCGGTTCGATCAACAGCGGAGGCGGCGGTGCCGGCGTCGGGGGCGGCGGCGGTGCAGGTGGTTCGAACGCCATCGACGGCGGTAGCGCCGACGGGCTGGCGGCAGGCGTCGGTTGCGCAGGGAAAACCTACAAGCTCTGCGAAGATTTCGAGACGGGCGCGGTGGGAGCCATCCCCATCGGCTGGACGGCGCTGCGCGGGTTCTCCGGCCAGCGCGGAGGGATCGGTCTAGCCAACGATCAGTTCCACTCGGGCAGCATGGCCGTCAAAGGCGAGTCGATGAGCACCGGCCAGGATCGCATTCAAAAAAGCCTCACCGCGCTGGGGGCGACGGCCGCCAAGCATTGGGGCCGAATCTTTTACAAGGTGCAGTCTCCCGCGCCCAAACCAAAGAGCGGCGTCATTCACATCACTTTCACCGCGCTGGAAGGAGCCACCGAGAACCGCGTGGTCGATACCGTCGTCTCCACCAGCGGCACGCACCAGTGGCTGTTCAACATTCCCGACGATTCGTGCTGCACCAGCTCGCCTTACAACTGGACCTTCGACGAGGCCTGGCACTGCGCCGAATGGAACGTCGACGTCGCGGCACAGAGCTTCCGGTTCTTCAGCGACGGCAAGGAAGTGACCCAGCTGGCGTTCACCGGAAAGACCAACTCGAAGATGTCGAACTACACCTCGATCGGCGTGGGCACGATCTTCTATCAGACGCCGCTCACCCCGGTGGTTGTGTGGTTCGATGATCTCGCCATCGACGACAACCAGATCGGCTGTCAGTGATTCAGATGCTGCCTTGAACCGCCGGCCAAAGTTGGGCCTCGGTGCCTTGTGAATACTCCCACAGCATGACCCCGCCGTAGGCTTCCGACGCCGTGGTCAGCTGCTTGGCTATATCCACCGTCAGCTTGCTGCTGAACTCGACGCCCCAGGTGAGGTTGGCCTTGGGGACCATCTTGGTCGTCGTCCACCAGGTCAGCTCTTTGGTGTAAGTGGTCATGTTGGTGCTGTAAATCATCAGGTTGATGAAATCGTAAGAATTGAGCCAGGCGGTGATGGTGGCGTCGGAACCCGCGTCCTCGACGATGTATTGCGCCAGCGCCGACGTGATCAACTTGCCTTCCGGCCTGAGCTTGGCGATCAGCGCCTTCAGGAAGGCCGGAAAATTGCCGCTGGATTTCATCATGGCGCCGCGCTCGAGGTCGACGTCAACACCGTCGAGGTCAAGACGGGTGACAAACGCGTCCAGGCTCGTCACCAGCGGATCGATGTTGGCCGCGGTCGCATAGCTGTTGATGATCCCGATGTCGTCGTCGGCGCCGCCGATCGACACCAGGACTTTGACCTTTGCTGCGTGTGCCGCGTCCACCAAGGTCTTCACGTCCGCGTCCGCGGCGCCCAGACTCCAGACGTTGGACTTGACGGTGCCGAACGACAGGTTCAGGTGCGTCATCTTCTTGAAGTCCATCTTGGTGGCCCAAGACGCAAAGCTGCCGCTCCAGTTCGGCAGGTACATGACCACTTTCGTGCCGCCGGTCGTCGCCGGAGGACCACTGTCTACCGAACCATCCGGGTTGCTAGCTGGCGCGCCGCCACTGCCAGGCGCACCGCCGCTGGCAGCGCCGCCCACCCCGACGTCGTCACCGCCCGCCCCACCCTGATTGATGGCGCCGCCACTGCCCGACGCTCCGCCGGTGGATGTGACGCCGCCGGCGCCGTTGGATCCGTTGGACCCGCCCGTCGCGTTCGTGACGGCGGGACCGCCCACCGTACCGCCACAACCGGGAAGCACAGCCACCATGGCCAGAGCAGAAACCGAAACCGAAACCAGTCGGGTCCTCATGGTTAACACCGTCCGCATTTCCTGATGGCAATTCCCGCCCAACAGAACATCCGGTCCGGGCCGCCCCATACCTATTAGTAGGTTGTAAGGCGCCGGCGAATTCGATCACAAAATGCGGCGAAGGGCGTCGTACCCGCCCCCTGCCACCAGCAATTCCGCGATTGGCGGTGACCCCGGCCGCCGTTCGGGCACAGATCTTCCCGCGCCGAACGATACACTCGTATCATGGGATTGCCTCAAGCTGCGCCCGTCGGCCAGGTTAGCAATAACAACGCCGCCATCCAGACTCGCATCAACCGCTCAAACTATTAGACCCGAGGAGCACCATGTCGATCTTTCTCGGATTGCTTTTGCTGGCCACGGCCACATTGGATCTTCCCGACGGAAAACCGGGCATCGGGTTCGACGATCTTCGTTTTGACGCCGCTTCAAGCCGCTTGCTGATCCCGGCCGGCCGCACCGGGAGCGTCGATCTGATCGATCCCGCCAGCCAGGAGGTTTCGGCCATCGGTGGCTTCTCCCGGACAGCAACGTACGCCGCCGGCCACGGGCAAGGCGTCACTTCGGTGGACGCGGGCGACGGCCTGCTCTTCGCCACGGATCGTACGGCGCGTAAGCTCTTCGTCGTCGAACCCAGCCAGAAGAAGATCCTGGCCGAAGCGCCTCTGGCCGGCACGCCCGACTATGTCCGCTATGTCGCCAGTAGCAAGGAAGTCTGGGTCACCGAACCCGGCAAGAGCCGCATCGAAATTTTCGCCTTGAACAACGTTCGACCGGCTCACGTTCGGTTCGTTGACGTTCCGGGCGGCCCGGAATCACTGACCATCGACGAAAAACGCGGGCGCGCCTTCACCCATCTGTGGAAAGACAAGACCGTGGCCATCGATCTGCGCAGCCACGCCATCGTCGCCACCTGGCCGGCGGGCTGTGGTGAGCCGCGCGGGATCTGGGTCGACTCGACGCGCGGCTTTCTACTGGTCGGCTGCGACGACGGTACGGCGACCGCGCTGGGACTTGATCAGGACGGCCGTGTTCTTTCGCACGTGAAAAGCGGCAAAGGCGTGGACATCATCGCCTACGACCCAAAACGGGCGCACCTTTATTTGCCGGGCGACGAAAGCGCGACCATGGCCATCATCGCCGTCTCGGACAAAGGGCTGCTTTCGGTGCTGGGGACGACGCCCACCACGGTGGGTGCGCACTGCGCGACCACGGACCAGCGGGGCCACGTCTACGTCTGCGATCCCAGCCGCGGACGATTGCTGGTCATCGCAGACCCGTATTGACCTCCGCCAGCAGTTGATACGAACGCAGGCGCGCCTGGTGATCGAAGATGTGAGCGCCCACGATCAGTTCGTCGGCGCCGGTGCGGGCGATGAAAGCCTGCAGCGCCGCCGCGATGGTGGGCGGTGCGCCGATGAAGGTGCACGAGAGCGCTTCATCCAGCATGGCGCGCTCGTGCGGCAGCAGCCGGTCATAGAAATCAGGTAGCGGCGGAAGCAGCCGCGTGGGCCGACCGCGGCGCAGCTGGATGAACGCTTGCTGAAGCGAGGTGGCCAGCAGCGCAGCTTCCTGATCGCTATCGGCCGCGAAGACGTTGATCCCCAGCATGACGTACGGGCGATTCAGCCGCGGCGACGGCCGGAACTGCGCGCGATAAAGGTGAACGGCGTCTGCCAACGCGGCCGGCGCGAAATGCGAGGCGAAGGCGAAGGGCAGCCCCAAAATGGCGGCCACCTGGGCGCCAAAAAGGCTGGAGCCCAAGATCCAGATCGGCACGTTGGTTCCCACGCCAGGAAATGCCGTGACCGGTTGGTCAGGAGCGGCGTCACCGAGATAGTTCAAGAGCTCGCTGACATCGTCGGGAAAGCTGTCGACGTCGCCGGCCAGGTTGCGGCGCAACGCACGCATGGTGCGCTGGTCGGTGCCCGGCGCCCGCCCCAGCCCAAGATCGATCCGGTCGGGAAAAAGCGACGCCAGGGTGCCGAACTGTTCGGCGATCGTCAGCGGCGCATGGTTCGGCAGCATGATGCCGCCGGCGCCCACCCGGATGGTCCTGGTGCCGCCGGCGACGTGCGCGATGACCACCGCCGTGGCGGCGCTGGCAACCCCCGGCATGTTGTGATGCTCGGCGAACCAGATGCGCCGGTAACCCCAGGTCTCAGCGTGCTGGGCCAGATCCACGGAATTGCGCAGCGTCTGGCTGGCGTTGCCGCCTTGAACGACCGGGGCCAGGTCCAAAATCGAAAGCGGCACCATCTTGCCAAGATAGATGCCGGAAAAACGCCGCCACCGATCGATTTTTTGATGAACGAAGACGTCGGTCGGGCACTCACAGGCCGCGAACGAATGTTTTCATCGATTCGGAGGCCAACCATGCGGCGCGGTGCGATTCTCCCCGGGATTCTGGCGGCGGCGGTTTTCGGCTGTAACGCGGCAAGTACTCGTTCCATTGATGATGGCGGCACGCCGCCCAGCAGTGGCAGCGGCGGCACGCACCCGACCGGTTCCGGCGGCAGCACCGGCGCCGGCAACGGGGGCACCAGCGGCGGTACCGGCAGCGGCGGGGTGGGAGTCGCGACCGATGGCCCGTCCTGCGGCGTCAAAACTTTCGGGCTGACCAAAGTCCCACCCGATCTGCTGATTGTCCAGGACCGGTCAGGGTCAATGGCTATGCTGCCCGATGGCAGCAACTGCAGCCGCCGAGACGCTACCTGCA harbors:
- a CDS encoding glycosyl hydrolase family 18 protein, whose amino-acid sequence is MVAVLPGCGGTVGGPAVTNATGGSNGSNGAGGVTSTGGASGSGGAINQGGAGGDDVGVGGAASGGAPGSGGAPASNPDGSVDSGPPATTGGTKVVMYLPNWSGSFASWATKMDFKKMTHLNLSFGTVKSNVWSLGAADADVKTLVDAAHAAKVKVLVSIGGADDDIGIINSYATAANIDPLVTSLDAFVTRLDLDGVDVDLERGAMMKSSGNFPAFLKALIAKLRPEGKLITSALAQYIVEDAGSDATITAWLNSYDFINLMIYSTNMTTYTKELTWWTTTKMVPKANLTWGVEFSSKLTVDIAKQLTTASEAYGGVMLWEYSQGTEAQLWPAVQGSI
- a CDS encoding alpha/beta hydrolase-fold protein; this translates as MARMSLGSVLGLALGVLATLGGAACSSDLPAGSGNNGSGGSSAPTGSGGASGTGGANQGSGGTAVVDAATPGPDVAVAGTGGAPAGADGAADGTSDVGSDTGVTDPGTDGDGIVMIAAPFKASPDMTDKPGVAKGRTIQWQMGNSKTFGDGGRGAAVYLPAGYTSGTEVPFMVAQDGLGFSGGVRPLLDNMIADGRLPAMAFIFADPAGNRSGEYDTPSDKYYQFVETELLPAAIAQVMTQANLVLNLTKNPEGRGTYGGSSGGAAAFTMGWFHPESYRRLLTISGSFVALQHTTDFPGGCADYFNASVQNTVPTTMPNKPLRVFIEAGSNDLLSPTWRNANDSMGKALAAKGYHYRYVQAQGAVHEDTGAQRQYLPDAMLWLWRGYTKP
- a CDS encoding LLM class flavin-dependent oxidoreductase, producing MDLAPVVQGGNASQTLRNSVDLAQHAETWGYRRIWFAEHHNMPGVASAATAVVIAHVAGGTRTIRVGAGGIMLPNHAPLTIAEQFGTLASLFPDRIDLGLGRAPGTDQRTMRALRRNLAGDVDSFPDDVSELLNYLGDAAPDQPVTAFPGVGTNVPIWILGSSLFGAQVAAILGLPFAFASHFAPAALADAVHLYRAQFRPSPRLNRPYVMLGINVFAADSDQEAALLATSLQQAFIQLRRGRPTRLLPPLPDFYDRLLPHERAMLDEALSCTFIGAPPTIAAALQAFIARTGADELIVGAHIFDHQARLRSYQLLAEVNTGLR
- a CDS encoding ATP-binding protein, whose protein sequence is MSEYGRQTGERVLDEIPFGIWVAKAPTGEVLYANQSFQSIMGMAAVKGAGIAAAPAAYGIFDRQGNLYPVEKLPFSRALTSGAPVMVDDLVIHRGDGRRICVRAFANPIRDDQGAVSHVVIAFVDITAEVQVVSERAEIEKRLEVAIHHAPVLLFMMDLAGVVTVADGALRKTLTPVNGEMIGRSLLDDYKDVPVVIDNVRRALAGEIVTYSVDVQNHTLDVWIGPLRDAGGVQTGAIGICTDVTETRRLQMGIMQDDRIRAMGTVAASVAHEINNPLTYVLGGLEETARKLESLSTDVETLVRFGYDAAASAATLRGITRLKEFLNPVLVGTKRIRDVTRELRTFARPDDERLLSIDLGGVVRSVLSLLRKEIEARARLVEDLAPSPPVRANEARLVQVMTNLLMNAWQALPAPDPTRHVIGVRTGSRGGEAFIEIWDSGGGVPAALREKIFEPFFTTKDIGSGTGLGLFVSRNVVNALQGQISVHDVPGGGALFRVVLPAATGEGHPAVPAPSEASAVGRTEQSRRVLIIDDDALVAKALAVRLAGDRFEVRTVLDARQGLEILLADDRLDLVYCDVMMKDFTGIDFHEALRRKAPERLSKVVFMTGGAFTAEARAFLDERVDTHVEKPFDIVADALRRVGLPA
- a CDS encoding MarR family transcriptional regulator, giving the protein MQIIKRMAAGGSPSQLELAQDIELEPAALCRLVTELEEQRLVVRRRDPDDKRRVLVSPTRDGLALLTRAQPLVLAGIKATVSRLTAAEQLQLCRLLEKMADGDAATELRPSETANDEVRSHLHARAPSRAGRR